CTTGCAGCTCTGGTGCATTTGCGATGATTTTGCTGAGAGCATTTAAGGGCCTCAGGAAGTTGTGGGTCTAAACATCTCAATACAGCTTTTTTGGCAAGATGTTCCTTCCTAGTTTTCTATGCTCCAGTTTATGATGAGCTGTCAAGGACAGAGTCTGGGGACAAAGGATCCCATATGGCCTCAAAGACTGGAACTCACTGTATCCACACCCTGCCCTCTGTCCACTCTCCCTCCATCCAAGGATGGAGTGCAAATACAATCCTAGCTCTGGCCAACAAGGGCTGCTGTCCAGGTCCTGAATGAACCTTCCTTTtcagccctccttccttccatgcattcatttattcactcactcaacaTGCGAGCTCTTCTTTATCCCCTATGCTGGGTCAAAGTCCGCCCCAAAGAGCTCAGAATTGCAGGCAGGCCTTCCCTATCCACAGGCTTTTCACCTGGTAGCCTCAATGCCCAGTGTGTGGTAGGCATTGGCTGTGCCAGAGTGAATAAAAGGAGTCCCACAGTCATGTTTTGCTGAAGGAATAGAAACACCCACCACAGAGCCACACCCATGGCACCAGCAGACCTGGAAGCCCAAGCATTTCCCAGAGGGCTCCCCACACCCTGCTGCCCCAAAGAAATCCTCTGGAAACCACGTGTTATCGCTTTAATActgtgtaatattttcttttaaaatacagtctcttcTGAGGTAGACAGACCAAACTGCAGAGCATTGTCAGACAGGAGATAAATACGTCCATGTACAACACGCAGCAAAATGAGGTAGAAATGGTTACAGCTGGAGGAGAGGACCCCAATCCCAATCTGGGTACAGGAAGGAAAGGGCCAGCTTGCAGAgtctgccctccccacacccctgcccctggaTTCTTTGGTATGCCCCCCCAACATTGCCAGAGCTGgacctgcccttcccccacctgccccGGTAGCTATGAGGTAGGTGCTAGTAGACTGGGGGCTGTCTCTTTGTGCAAAGCTCCCCAAGGCCAGtagaggaggtggtgggggccCTGGGTCCTGGTCAGTGAGctcttccccccaacccctaGAGCTGCCTGCCTCCTGAAGGGAAGGCTGGGATcccaaccccacctccccaaTGACCTCCACCTACCcctcatatacatatacacacctGAGAGAACCTGCTCGCTCCCTGATCCCCCTGGGGGCCTTTCACAGCCAAGACCCTACACCCAGTTTCTGAGGCACCAAAGCCCTGCAATCAGCCAGCTCCAAGGAGAGGAAGGCCAGGGACCAAGGGAAAAAGGGGAAGAACAGAGCAGCTTTCCTGTTAACACTTCTAGGCCAGAACAGGCCCTCAGCACCTTGGCACCTGAAATGCTCCCCACAGGCATCCATTCCagctgggagtgggaggtggtACAGAGACTGCACGAGCCATTCGGTGGCAGGGGaacaggagggaggctggggtgggacaGAGAAGAGGTGGGGTGACAGCCTGTGCCCTCCCTCTTTGGACCACAGGTCAGAGTTGTGAAATGGGCTccctgagggggagggggcaaaCTGCCGAAGCCCTATCAAGGGAAAGTTGGTGGGACAGGGGAGTATGGTTCTCACAAGGAAGGGTACCCAAGCCTAGGCTTCTGGGGGAAAGTCTGAGTGGGACCAAGAATAAACCCCCGATGTCTATTCAGGAAAAGAATCTGCCCATCTCCTTCCCCCTCTCACAGCCCCTGGAGCTCGAGACCTAGGACCCTAAGAGGATGGGAGATGTACGACTCCTCACAGAAACTTCTCCTGTAACAGATGTTCATTCACCCCTCCTCAGAGCCTCCCACCAGACCAGGGAGGCTGAGTCTGTAGTCAACTCTTTTTGCCCAACCAGACCTGTGACCAGACTTTGTTCCTTCCAGAGGAAATCCATTTAGCATAAGTTATAGGACACCTCTGCCTAGGCAAGGGACAGGTGAGATGACCTCTCCGGGGACTTTCTGCCTGGGTCACTATCCCATTTGGGCCCTCTCAGCCTACTTTCTGGGTCTGGGGCAGGCAGTGGGCAAGGGCATCCCAACTCTGGATAACCAACCCTCCACAGAAAACACTATActgaggggtggggcccagcggGAACAGCAGCAGGAAGGGAGCAAGACCTACCACCTCTCAAATTCCAAACCCAGTCCCCCTCACCCTTACCTACAACCTTGGGCCTGAGGAGGAAGCCCTAGCAATACATTCTGCTTCTGTCCCAAGAAGAGCAGGGGTTTAAGTGTGGCCTCTGggtcttcctctcccctttcccataGGTCTCACTTTCTGAGTCTTCTGGGAGAATTTGCTTTCCTAGGTGAAAGGGGGGCACAGGAGAGCAGCCAAAATCTAACATTCTTTCTGAGATCAGTTTCTTCCTGAGTtgtccaaaaaaaagaaagaaagaaaaggaaagaaaagaaacaaagaaaagaaaaagaaagaaaaacagcaaattcTACACATCTTACAAAAATAAGAGGCCTAAAATATTAAACAAGCTACATTTCTGGGATttcccccctcaaaaacaaacaaaaaaccttctttgggtggttttctcttttttgcttgaCTCCCACAGACCCAAGGTTTTGGCTGGGTGAGGGAGGTAGAGGACTCCCtaccccctcctcagcccctggacCTCCGGATCTCCTGCAAAGGCGCATGTGTCTTTGAATGAGGGACAGAAGGCAGGGAAAGGGACCAAGAAACAAGAAAGGCTGGAGagcaagggaaggagacagaagcaTAGAGGGTGatagagacagagggaggagcaaaagagaaacagggctggggtggggaggggtggtacGGTCAGTGACAAAGCGACAGGGAGAGAAAACTAcgagaaggcagagaaagggggaagtggaggagggggaggaagccattcagaaagagaggagacaaaAGGATTGTGGCGAGAGAGCAGGAGTTCCTTAGGCCCCCTGGGCCGGCCGGCTGTGGGGCGGAGATGGCGAGCTTCCCGTCCACAATAAATAGGGAAAACCTGAGTACATAGCGCATATGGCATCTATCTGCCTAGCAGAAGCATTTTCCTTCCCACGAAAAAAACCCACAAGCAGCCCCCTCTTTTCCCTCACCCCGGCACGCCTAGCTTGGTGGGGTTAAAGACTTCCCTCCGGAACCGAGGGGGCGGCGGCTCCCGCGGCCTCCCCAGGCGAAGTCAGTGTCCGAAGCCGTACATTTTGTCCCACTCCACGAACAAGTCCAAGTCCTTGGGCGAGGCCCTGGGGCCCACCTTGGCCAGCGCCGCCTCCAAGTCCTTGTAGGAGAGGGGGCGCTGCAGCCCCGGGTGGACCGCCCCAGCCGCAGCCTGCTGGCACAGCTGCCCCAGCTCGCCCCCGGAGAAGCCCTGGGTGCCCTGCACCAGGGCCGCCAGCTCCCGCTCGCTCAGCGCGCAGCCCTGCTGGGCCAGCGCCCGCTGTAGGATCTGCCCGCGAGCCGGGCCGTCGGGCAGCGTCACGTAGAAGCGAAGAGCGAAGCGCCGGCGGGTCGCCTCGTCCAGGGCCGAGGGCCGCGAGGTCGTGCCCACAACCAGCACGCCGTCGGCCCCTGCGCCGCAGCCGCCGTCCAGGCAGGCCAGGAGCGGCGCTTGCAGGGCGCCCGCGGGGGCCGCGCCGTCGTCCCGGGCGGGCAGCAGCGCGTCCAGCTCGCTGATGAGGAGCACAGCGGGCGGGCGACAGCGCGCAGCCGCGAAGGCGGCCTGGAGGAGGCGCGCACCTTCGGAGGCGCCTGGTGCGGCCAGCGTCGCTCCGCGCAGGCGCAGCAGCGTAGCACCCAGCTGGGTGGCCAGGCAGCGGCCCAGCAGTGCTTTGCCTGCGCCCCGCGGCCCGAAGAGCAGCACGGTCCGCGGCGGGCGCGGGCTGCCCGGGTAGGCGGGCGGCCTCAGTAGGGGCCacaccagctcctcctccagcgcCGCCTTGAGCGCGCCCTGGCCTGCCACGTCCGCCCACTGCACCGGCGGCCCGCAGTCCACCATCTTGCTGGTCACCAGCTCCAGGGCCCCTGGGTCCACACCTTTGGGAGGCTCCCCCAACGGCACCGCAAAGCCCCCGCGGGGAGCCAGCGCCGGGGCCCGCTCCGGGAACTTCTCAAAGGGCTCGACTTGTGGGCCGTAGACGGGAGAGCCCAGGACCTTGAGGGGGACGCCGCTGCCGTACTTGCCCGACGCCTCCTCGGCGGCTCCCGGCGGCTTAGACCGGAACCCGTTGCCCCGACACTCACCGTTGTCCGCGGCAGGGTAGGAGGTGCCGTCGGCCGCCGGGGCCTTGGCAGGCTCGTAGACGTACTTGCGGTAGCGGCCCTCGGCGCCCTCGTCGGCGGCCTTGCGCTTCAGCGACACCCCGGCCTCCGCGCCCGCCGCAGCCGCCTGGAAGCCGTAGGAGGCGGGCgccggccggggcggggcgggcgcgggcAGGGGCGTGGGCGCCGCCAAGCCCGAGGTCAGGtagggggccgggggcggggccggcggtgGCGGAAGGGCCGCGTAGCCCGGTTGCGCGGCGTAGCCCCCTGCCGGGTAATTGTACAGAGGCCCGGAGGGGCCGTAGcccggcgggggtgggggctgcaggagcgcggccgggggcggcggggggagcGCGGCGCTCGTCTGCGAGCAGTAACTGGGCGCCAGGTACCCGCCGCCGTAGCCAGCCGCGTACTCGGGTGCCGCCGACGGGCCCCCGCACGCGTTGCCGGCGTAGAGGGGTTCAGGCAGGTTCCCGGCTAAAACCGGGGATCCCCCGAGGACCCCGGAGCCTCCCCCACTGCCGGACTTGGTTCCCGGGAGGCCCTCGTGGAGCGAGGCCAAGGGGTAGGGGTTCTCTGGCCCCGGCCAGGGCTCGGGGTCCCCCTTGGCGCCGTTGAGGAAGGCGGCGTCGCCGTAGCCTCCCAGGGTGGGGCGCTCGTAGGGCGAGTCCAGGACCCCCGAATATTTCTCTGCGTAGCGCTTGAGGAGGTTGGAGGCAGTGAGGGCAGAGATGTCGTCGTGTGCCCAAGCATAGTGGCAGCGCTGACGACCCCCAGGGGGCAACTCCAACTTGTGAGCTGGCGATGGGGTGGTGGAGGAGACATCCAAGTGCTGCTCTGGCCACTGGTTGAGGGGCTGGGCGTGTTCCGGTGTCCAGTGCATCTTCGACAGAGCTGCAGGCAAGAGAGAGGAGCGGCTAGGGAGGTCCTGCAGAACCTCTGCGGACCCACTGACCACCAGCCACAGGCCGACCCCCTTAGACCATAGCTTAGGACAGGCTGGTTTTTCGGCATCCACCACTCACCGATCCACTCTCCTGGGGCCCCCTTCTCCAGGCACCAAAAACACCATACTTGACTTGCCCCTCATGTCCCATGATCAAAGTTATCTGAAAACACTTTCCTCAGAACCAAGATGGATCTGGAAATGACATATTTGTTCCTAACTTCACCTTTAGGCAATGACTATTGTTCTGGCCTGGCCACTCCAGCCCTACCCTTTAGAACACATGGTCCTTTCAGACCTACTGTAGTGAACGGTCAGACAGTGGGTGCCCCTGGTCCCCAGCCCTTGCCCCCCCAGTGCTGGGAATAGTCAAACCTAGGTGGGGCTCATTCAGAAACAGATGTTTGCTGCACTTCCATCATGTGCTAGGCACTAGGGTTATGTAAAGATGAGTGAGGCCTGCCCAGAGCTCCTGGGCTAGCCCTGGCCCAGCAATCTGATAGTCCTGAATGCTCCGTTCACCTTAGCCTTCCCTGAGAGTTCAGTGCCCCCTTTGTCCCTGAAGTGAGGGTGCCAGTGTCCACAGTAGTGTCTCATCATCCCTGGAAAACCCCAGAGACTGACCCAGAAGCATTCACTTCATTTCTACTTGGTTTCTTCTATTAGTCTCTGCCTGATGAAGTCAGAGCACCTGGGTTCCAGACCCAAATCTGCTCATGAAAGCTGCCCAGAGCAGGTGCTGCCCCCTGCCTCATTGCCAGAATGTTCACCATCATACAAAAAGGTTGTTTAGAATAGACATATATTCTAGAGAAGATGGGGCAAAGTTACTCCACAGCAACGCAGAGTTAGTGCACATCATAGAAAGTGGGTCACAGATTCGTCTCTGAATTTACCAGGAACCAAAGAACTCACTTTGCAAAGTAAAGAACACTGTCATACTCCAAAGAGACGAAAATGTTCCTGGCATAGAAATCACAGAACTTTTTTCCATGGACCTCAGGAAGCCGACCTGTGAGAGGTAATAAACAATGGCCTCTTAGAGAGCCAGGCTGTAAACACAACAGTAATGTTACATGGCTGTTTCTTACAGTCTCTCAGCACCAGTCTAGGCATGAGTCAAACTGGTGAAAGGGATTCAGGGCCTGGGGAATAGCACTATCCAGGCACATGGCTCCAACTGGTTGGTGGCCTGATCTGAGGATAAAATCTCAGAGACTAAATGGGCCCATGATGTGCCAGAGACGGGTTTTGCTCAAACCTAAGCTTTTGATAAGACAAATTAACCTTACAGGTTCAACCTTCTTTCTTCAACAGAActttattgagcatatactaAGTGCTGTGCTAGGCAAGGGGGCAGATTGAAAGGTGAATACGGTGGTTCAGCtagatggaggagacagacagacgaCATCCTTTATAAGGGAGTAAAATAGTGGTGTGTGTCAGGGGCTCCGGGAGCGTGCAACGCCTGATTGAGAAGGCCTTTACTGGACCTTGAAGAGGAAGAGGCCAAGTCGACCAGACAGGCTAGAGGATTCCAGCACCTTCAAAGATGCAGAGCACAATGCATTCAGAAAGCCAGGGCTGGGCTAGCTCATATGCCCTATTCCCTCCCTCAAGATGCCTTACTGTCACCTTCTGGAAAACTTTAATAAATCTACAAATCTGTTATGTCTGTGATGTGAATTG
This sequence is a window from Camelus ferus isolate YT-003-E chromosome 12, BCGSAC_Cfer_1.0, whole genome shotgun sequence. Protein-coding genes within it:
- the FIGNL2 gene encoding putative fidgetin-like protein 2 isoform X2, whose translation is MEKSSVISMPGTFSSLWSMTVFFTLQTLSKMHWTPEHAQPLNQWPEQHLDVSSTTPSPAHKLELPPGGRQRCHYAWAHDDISALTASNLLKRYAEKYSGVLDSPYERPTLGGYGDAAFLNGAKGDPEPWPGPENPYPLASLHEGLPGTKSGSGGGSGVLGGSPVLAGNLPEPLYAGNACGGPSAAPEYAAGYGGGYLAPSYCSQTSAALPPPPPAALLQPPPPPGYGPSGPLYNYPAGGYAAQPGYAALPPPPAPPPAPYLTSGLAAPTPLPAPAPPRPAPASYGFQAAAAGAEAGVSLKRKAADEGAEGRYRKYVYEPAKAPAADGTSYPAADNGECRGNGFRSKPPGAAEEASGKYGSGVPLKVLGSPVYGPQVEPFEKFPERAPALAPRGGFAVPLGEPPKGVDPGALELVTSKMVDCGPPVQWADVAGQGALKAALEEELVWPLLRPPAYPGSPRPPRTVLLFGPRGAGKALLGRCLATQLGATLLRLRGATLAAPGASEGARLLQAAFAAARCRPPAVLLISELDALLPARDDGAAPAGALQAPLLACLDGGCGAGADGVLVVGTTSRPSALDEATRRRFALRFYVTLPDGPARGQILQRALAQQGCALSERELAALVQGTQGFSGGELGQLCQQAAAGAVHPGLQRPLSYKDLEAALAKVGPRASPKDLDLFVEWDKMYGFGH
- the FIGNL2 gene encoding putative fidgetin-like protein 2 isoform X3, whose amino-acid sequence is MHWTPEHAQPLNQWPEQHLDVSSTTPSPAHKLELPPGGRQRCHYAWAHDDISALTASNLLKRYAEKYSGVLDSPYERPTLGGYGDAAFLNGAKGDPEPWPGPENPYPLASLHEGLPGTKSGSGGGSGVLGGSPVLAGNLPEPLYAGNACGGPSAAPEYAAGYGGGYLAPSYCSQTSAALPPPPPAALLQPPPPPGYGPSGPLYNYPAGGYAAQPGYAALPPPPAPPPAPYLTSGLAAPTPLPAPAPPRPAPASYGFQAAAAGAEAGVSLKRKAADEGAEGRYRKYVYEPAKAPAADGTSYPAADNGECRGNGFRSKPPGAAEEASGKYGSGVPLKVLGSPVYGPQVEPFEKFPERAPALAPRGGFAVPLGEPPKGVDPGALELVTSKMVDCGPPVQWADVAGQGALKAALEEELVWPLLRPPAYPGSPRPPRTVLLFGPRGAGKALLGRCLATQLGATLLRLRGATLAAPGASEGARLLQAAFAAARCRPPAVLLISELDALLPARDDGAAPAGALQAPLLACLDGGCGAGADGVLVVGTTSRPSALDEATRRRFALRFYVTLPDGPARGQILQRALAQQGCALSERELAALVQGTQGFSGGELGQLCQQAAAGAVHPGLQRPLSYKDLEAALAKVGPRASPKDLDLFVEWDKMYGFGH
- the FIGNL2 gene encoding putative fidgetin-like protein 2 isoform X1, which translates into the protein MKLREQKACRPQRAGLIFFLGLFWLGPFLVLRAHGMWPLPHLPMPSPPRSPAPSSPPFLQLRSEFRDLEGEPLDLVGGPLLPPGSAPPRYASLPDHSLWRWENSGQKEAALFLTLGRQEPPPWDSVLSSVKSIYLGGVLHRSDDMDVPALPAQLSTSAAQCPPPQRPILALSKMHWTPEHAQPLNQWPEQHLDVSSTTPSPAHKLELPPGGRQRCHYAWAHDDISALTASNLLKRYAEKYSGVLDSPYERPTLGGYGDAAFLNGAKGDPEPWPGPENPYPLASLHEGLPGTKSGSGGGSGVLGGSPVLAGNLPEPLYAGNACGGPSAAPEYAAGYGGGYLAPSYCSQTSAALPPPPPAALLQPPPPPGYGPSGPLYNYPAGGYAAQPGYAALPPPPAPPPAPYLTSGLAAPTPLPAPAPPRPAPASYGFQAAAAGAEAGVSLKRKAADEGAEGRYRKYVYEPAKAPAADGTSYPAADNGECRGNGFRSKPPGAAEEASGKYGSGVPLKVLGSPVYGPQVEPFEKFPERAPALAPRGGFAVPLGEPPKGVDPGALELVTSKMVDCGPPVQWADVAGQGALKAALEEELVWPLLRPPAYPGSPRPPRTVLLFGPRGAGKALLGRCLATQLGATLLRLRGATLAAPGASEGARLLQAAFAAARCRPPAVLLISELDALLPARDDGAAPAGALQAPLLACLDGGCGAGADGVLVVGTTSRPSALDEATRRRFALRFYVTLPDGPARGQILQRALAQQGCALSERELAALVQGTQGFSGGELGQLCQQAAAGAVHPGLQRPLSYKDLEAALAKVGPRASPKDLDLFVEWDKMYGFGH